One segment of Passer domesticus isolate bPasDom1 chromosome 28, bPasDom1.hap1, whole genome shotgun sequence DNA contains the following:
- the LOC135287042 gene encoding polyadenylate-binding protein 2-like produces MMLPGAARLSRGAPRFGGWVSRGFDAVSALPEPLVVSPEPQRPPAPLREQPRSRSARRSIPGTGPGEEEEEEGLSLSEPPLDHLEHGAAPEHLTRKIEQIFALFGSQTQLKRSPEPSPEGFTASNNLPRRWERFLLLKCVTN; encoded by the exons ATGATGCTGCCGGGAGCAGCGCGGCTCTCTCGGGGGGCTCCCCGCTTCGGGGGGTGGGTGAGCAGGGGGTTCGATGCTGTTTCGGCGCTGCCGGAGCCCCTCGTGGTGTCGCCGGAGCCGCAG cgcccgccggccccgctccgggaGCAGCCCCGGAGCCGCAGCGCCCGCCGCTCCATCCCGGGAACC GGCccaggtgaggaggaggaggaggaaggtctGAGCCTCTCTGAGCCACCCCTGGATCACCTGGAACACGGGGCAGCTCCCGAGCACCTGACAAGGAAAATCGAG caaatttttgctctttttgGGTCACAAACCCAGCTGAagaggagccctgagccctcccCAGAAGGATTCACAGCATCCAACAATTTACCCAGGCGATGGGAAAGATTCCTATTATTAAAATGTGTTACAAATTGA
- the BIN3 gene encoding bridging integrator 3 isoform X2 — MSKSAVKISSDLLSNPLCEQEPSFLEMVTAFDTAMKRMDSFNQEKVNQIQKTVIEPLKKFSSVFPSLNMAVKRREQTLQDYKRLQSKVEKYEEKERTGPVLAKLHQAREELRPVKEDFEAKNKQLLEEMPKFYSSRIDYFKPSFESLVRAQVVYYTEMHKIFGELTAQIERPGLSDEQRERDNDAKLGELRALSIVADD; from the exons ATGTCCAAGTCTGCAGTGAAGATCTCCTCAGACCTGCTGTCCAACCCCCTGTGTGAGCAGGAGCCCTCGTTCCTCGAGATGGTCACGGCCTTCGACACGGCCATGAAGAGGATGGACTCCTTCAACCAGGAGAAG GTGAATCAGATCCAAAAGACAGTCATAGAGCCTTTGAAAAA gttcAGCAGCGTCTTCCCGAGCCTGAACATGGCAGTGAAGCGCCGGGAGCAGACGCTCCAGGACTACAAACGCCTGCAGTCCAAGGTGGAAAAATatgaggaaaaggagaggaCTGGCCCTGTCCTGGCCAAGCTGCACCAG GCCCGGGAGGAGCTGCGCCCGGTGAAGGAGGACTTTGAAGCCAAGaacaagcagctcctggaggagaTGCCCAAATTCTACAGCAGCCGCATCGATTACTTCAAACCCAGCTTTGAGTCGCTGGTCCGAGCACAG GTTGTTTACTACACGGAGATGCACAAGATTTTTGGGGAGCTGACGGCGCAGATCGAGCGGCCCGGGCTGAGCGACGAGCAGCGCGAGCGCGACAACGACGCCAAGCTGGGCGAGCTCCGCGCCCTCTCCATCGTGGCCGACGACTGA
- the BIN3 gene encoding bridging integrator 3 isoform X1 produces the protein MSWIPFKIGQPKKQIVPKTVERDFEREYGKLQQLEDQTKKLQKDMKKSTDADLAMSKSAVKISSDLLSNPLCEQEPSFLEMVTAFDTAMKRMDSFNQEKVNQIQKTVIEPLKKFSSVFPSLNMAVKRREQTLQDYKRLQSKVEKYEEKERTGPVLAKLHQAREELRPVKEDFEAKNKQLLEEMPKFYSSRIDYFKPSFESLVRAQVVYYTEMHKIFGELTAQIERPGLSDEQRERDNDAKLGELRALSIVADD, from the exons GATCCCGTTCAAGATCGGGCAGCCCAAGAAACAGATTGTACCCAAGACA GTGGAGAGAGACTTTGAAAGGGAATATGGGAAGCTGCAGCA ATTGGAAGATCAGACCaaaaaacttcagaaggatATGAAGAAAAGCACAGATGCAGATTTGG CCATGTCCAAGTCTGCAGTGAAGATCTCCTCAGACCTGCTGTCCAACCCCCTGTGTGAGCAGGAGCCCTCGTTCCTCGAGATGGTCACGGCCTTCGACACGGCCATGAAGAGGATGGACTCCTTCAACCAGGAGAAG GTGAATCAGATCCAAAAGACAGTCATAGAGCCTTTGAAAAA gttcAGCAGCGTCTTCCCGAGCCTGAACATGGCAGTGAAGCGCCGGGAGCAGACGCTCCAGGACTACAAACGCCTGCAGTCCAAGGTGGAAAAATatgaggaaaaggagaggaCTGGCCCTGTCCTGGCCAAGCTGCACCAG GCCCGGGAGGAGCTGCGCCCGGTGAAGGAGGACTTTGAAGCCAAGaacaagcagctcctggaggagaTGCCCAAATTCTACAGCAGCCGCATCGATTACTTCAAACCCAGCTTTGAGTCGCTGGTCCGAGCACAG GTTGTTTACTACACGGAGATGCACAAGATTTTTGGGGAGCTGACGGCGCAGATCGAGCGGCCCGGGCTGAGCGACGAGCAGCGCGAGCGCGACAACGACGCCAAGCTGGGCGAGCTCCGCGCCCTCTCCATCGTGGCCGACGACTGA